One window from the genome of Paraclostridium sordellii encodes:
- a CDS encoding GNAT family N-acetyltransferase → MKEVKLKNGEVAILREPTKDDAQAMIDYLNAIGGESDFLTFGKNEFSASLEDEQDYIEAINKMENSKCIIAVVNNELAGIISINSVKKARMKHNGTLGISFRQKYWGMGLGSESMKYIIQWAKSNNITKKINLLVREDNYRGIKLYEKFGFEREGLLKKDICVNGVYYNTIAMGLYID, encoded by the coding sequence ATGAAAGAGGTAAAATTAAAAAATGGGGAAGTTGCAATTTTAAGAGAGCCTACAAAAGACGATGCACAAGCTATGATAGATTATTTAAATGCAATTGGAGGTGAAAGTGACTTTTTAACTTTTGGTAAAAATGAATTTTCAGCGAGCTTAGAAGATGAACAAGATTATATAGAGGCAATAAACAAAATGGAGAACTCAAAATGTATAATAGCTGTTGTAAATAATGAATTAGCAGGTATTATTTCTATAAATTCAGTAAAAAAAGCTAGAATGAAGCATAATGGAACTTTGGGAATAAGTTTTAGACAAAAATATTGGGGAATGGGGCTTGGTAGCGAGTCTATGAAATATATTATACAATGGGCTAAATCTAACAATATAACAAAGAAGATAAACCTTTTAGTTAGAGAAGATAATTATAGAGGGATTAAATTATATGAAAAGTTTGGATTTGAAAGAGAAGGATTATTAAAGAAAGATATATGTGTAAATGGAGTTTATTATAATACTATTGCTATGGGACTTTATATAGATTAA